The following proteins come from a genomic window of Buchnera aphidicola (Protaphis terricola):
- the degP gene encoding serine endoprotease DegP, with protein MKKINIVLGGIVFFLTLLLSFGMSLENKSSVSNVASNTYTMPSLAPMLEKVMPSVISINIEGSTTIHSSRLPHQFSPFFNDNSPFCQGNSPFRNSPFCRFNSNSDETKEIFHALGSGVIIDAQKGYAVTNNHVVENAKKIQVQLSDGRRYEAHVIGKDPRSDIALIQLKNASNLSEIKIADSDALRVGDYTVAIGNPYGLGETVTSGIISALGRSGLNIEHYENFIQTDAAINRGNSGGALVNLNGELIGINTAILAPDGGNIGIGFAIPGNMVKNLTAQMVQFGQVRRGELGIIGMELNSDLAKIMKVNTQKGAFVSQVLPDSSAFQAGIKAGDVIVSLNKKPISSFSALRAEIGSLPVATKMELGIFRNGIIKDIIVELKPSSIKNSVSLGNIYLGIEGASLSNYISDKQKGVKVDNIRVNTPASKIGFKKNDIIIAVNQKSINNIDDLKHALDIKPNVLLFTVKRGNNNIYLVSE; from the coding sequence ATGAAAAAAATAAATATAGTATTAGGTGGTATAGTATTTTTTTTAACTTTATTATTAAGTTTTGGAATGTCTTTAGAAAATAAAAGTTCTGTTTCTAATGTTGCTTCAAATACTTATACTATGCCTAGTTTAGCACCTATGTTAGAAAAAGTTATGCCATCAGTAATCAGTATAAATATTGAAGGAAGCACTACAATTCATAGTTCTCGCTTACCTCATCAATTTTCACCATTTTTTAATGATAATTCTCCTTTTTGTCAAGGAAATTCTCCATTTAGAAATTCTCCTTTTTGTCGTTTTAATTCAAATTCTGATGAAACAAAAGAGATTTTTCATGCATTAGGTTCTGGTGTGATTATTGATGCTCAAAAAGGATATGCTGTAACTAATAATCATGTTGTAGAAAATGCCAAAAAGATTCAAGTACAATTAAGTGATGGTCGTCGTTATGAGGCGCATGTAATTGGAAAAGATCCACGTTCTGATATTGCTTTAATACAATTAAAAAATGCTAGTAATTTAAGTGAAATAAAAATTGCAGATTCTGATGCTTTAAGAGTAGGTGATTATACTGTAGCTATTGGAAATCCTTATGGTTTAGGTGAAACTGTTACATCTGGTATTATTTCTGCTTTAGGGAGAAGTGGTTTAAATATTGAACATTATGAAAATTTTATTCAGACAGATGCAGCAATTAATAGAGGCAATTCTGGTGGTGCTCTAGTGAATCTTAATGGTGAATTAATAGGAATTAACACTGCAATATTAGCTCCAGATGGTGGAAATATAGGTATAGGTTTTGCAATTCCAGGAAATATGGTTAAAAACCTTACAGCACAAATGGTTCAATTTGGACAAGTAAGACGTGGTGAATTAGGAATTATTGGAATGGAGCTAAATTCTGATTTAGCAAAAATTATGAAAGTTAATACTCAAAAAGGTGCTTTTGTAAGCCAAGTTTTACCTGATTCTTCTGCATTTCAAGCTGGTATTAAAGCTGGAGATGTAATTGTTTCTTTAAATAAAAAACCTATTTCTAGTTTCTCAGCGTTGCGAGCTGAAATAGGATCTTTACCGGTAGCTACAAAAATGGAGTTAGGTATATTTCGAAATGGTATAATTAAAGATATAATTGTTGAGTTAAAACCATCATCTATAAAAAATAGTGTTAGTTTAGGAAATATTTATTTAGGTATTGAAGGTGCTAGTTTATCTAATTATATTTCAGATAAACAAAAAGGTGTTAAAGTAGATAACATTAGAGTAAATACTCCAGCTTCAAAAATTGGCTTTAAAAAAAATGATATTATTATAGCAGTAAATCAAAAATCTATAAATAATATTGATGATTTAAAACATGCTTTAGATATTAAACCTAATGTCTTACTTTTTACTGTAAAAAGAGGAAATAATAACATTTACTTAGTAAGTGAATAG
- the ftsI gene encoding peptidoglycan glycosyltransferase FtsI, translated as MYNKKNTRKKIYINFRFSILCTIVFLFLIILTLRIIFLQIINSKKLSYEGDRRTLRIQPIINMRGIINDRMGFPLAVTVPANSVFIDPTMIHNHIDIKNNIKWKLLSKLLSISLEKIISNLENNKNLKFIYLARQIDPEIGKYIKALKLPGIYLIKDAKRYYPSGKIAAQLIGINNIDDIGIEGVEKSFNDYLTGKPGKRKIRRDNQGRVIENESLINKLNPNNLVLSIDKQLQNITYQTLHQAVLKNNANFGIAVLTNIKTGEILSMATSPAYNPNEKQYLIPKNFRNRAITDAYEPGSTIKPLVIMDALKKGIITPKSIINTKPFFIQKYKIKDVSYYEKLTVTGILQKSSNVGVSKIALSMSSSDLINTYLKFGLGKSTNLGLIGEQKGFIPQKKTLSNLEKATFSFGYGLMVTPLQLAKLYTIIGNYGIDRPLSIIKINHPVDGKRIFPEKYVKSVLSMMEDIVKPGESGAQASIKGYRVAIKTGTAKKVDSNGSYIKKYIAYTAGIAPVSNPKFSLIIIIDNPQKGKYYGGTVCAPVFSEIMKSVLKIMKIQPDQNNKK; from the coding sequence ATGTATAACAAAAAAAATACAAGAAAAAAAATTTATATAAATTTTCGTTTTTCAATATTATGTACTATTGTTTTTTTATTTTTAATTATCTTAACATTACGCATAATATTTCTGCAAATTATTAATTCAAAAAAATTATCATATGAAGGAGATCGAAGAACATTACGAATACAACCTATAATAAATATGAGAGGTATAATCAATGATCGTATGGGTTTTCCATTAGCCGTAACAGTACCAGCAAATTCAGTTTTTATAGATCCAACTATGATTCATAATCATATAGATATCAAAAATAATATAAAATGGAAATTATTATCAAAATTACTTTCTATTTCATTAGAAAAAATTATTTCTAATTTAGAAAATAATAAAAATTTAAAATTTATTTATTTAGCACGTCAAATTGACCCAGAAATTGGAAAATATATCAAAGCACTGAAATTACCTGGTATTTATTTAATAAAAGATGCAAAAAGATATTATCCTTCTGGTAAAATTGCTGCGCAACTTATAGGAATTAATAATATTGATGATATAGGAATTGAAGGTGTTGAAAAAAGTTTTAATGATTATTTAACAGGAAAACCAGGAAAAAGAAAAATAAGAAGAGATAATCAAGGTCGTGTCATTGAAAATGAATCTTTAATTAATAAATTAAATCCTAATAATTTAGTATTAAGTATTGATAAACAATTACAAAATATTACTTATCAAACACTACATCAAGCAGTGCTTAAAAATAATGCCAATTTTGGAATTGCCGTCTTAACTAATATAAAGACTGGAGAAATATTATCAATGGCTACTAGCCCTGCTTATAATCCAAATGAAAAACAATATTTAATTCCAAAAAATTTTAGAAATAGAGCTATAACAGATGCTTACGAACCAGGTTCAACAATAAAACCGTTAGTTATTATGGATGCTTTAAAAAAAGGAATTATCACACCAAAATCAATAATAAATACTAAACCATTCTTTATTCAAAAATATAAAATTAAAGATGTTTCATATTATGAAAAATTAACTGTTACAGGAATATTACAAAAATCTAGTAATGTAGGAGTATCAAAAATAGCTTTATCTATGTCAAGTAGTGATCTAATTAATACTTATTTAAAATTTGGATTAGGAAAATCAACTAATTTAGGATTAATTGGCGAACAAAAAGGATTTATCCCCCAAAAAAAAACATTATCAAATTTAGAAAAAGCAACTTTTTCTTTTGGTTATGGATTAATGGTGACACCACTTCAACTAGCAAAATTATATACAATTATTGGAAATTATGGAATTGATCGACCACTTTCTATTATTAAAATTAATCACCCAGTAGATGGAAAAAGAATATTTCCTGAAAAATATGTAAAAAGTGTTTTAAGTATGATGGAAGATATTGTTAAACCAGGAGAAAGTGGAGCTCAAGCTTCAATAAAAGGATATCGCGTAGCTATTAAAACAGGAACTGCAAAAAAAGTGGATTCTAATGGATCTTATATTAAAAAATATATAGCATATACAGCAGGTATTGCACCAGTTAGCAATCCAAAATTTTCTTTAATAATTATTATTGATAATCCTCAAAAAGGAAAATACTATGGCGGTACAGTTTGCGCTCCAGTATTTAGTGAAATAATGAAATCAGTATTAAAAATAATGAAAATTCAACCAGATCAAAATAATAAAAAATAG
- the ilvN gene encoding acetolactate synthase small subunit, producing MRRILSIILENESGALSRVIGLFSQRGYNIETVTVAPTEDFSLSKMTIQTVGNEKSIEQIEKQLYKLIDVLRVIRIEQTSHIEREIMLLKVSTNNCKNDIKHITEIFRGQIVDITSATYILQLSGTTKKLDSFLKIIRNISEIIEMTRSGIVGISRG from the coding sequence ATGCGAAGAATCTTATCTATTATTTTAGAAAATGAATCAGGTGCATTATCTCGTGTCATAGGACTATTTTCACAAAGAGGATATAATATAGAAACAGTGACAGTAGCACCTACTGAGGATTTTTCACTTTCGAAAATGACAATACAAACAGTAGGTAATGAAAAATCTATTGAGCAAATTGAAAAACAATTATATAAATTAATTGATGTATTAAGAGTTATAAGAATTGAACAAACATCACATATAGAACGTGAAATTATGTTATTAAAAGTATCAACAAATAACTGTAAAAACGATATTAAACATATTACTGAAATTTTTCGAGGACAAATTGTAGATATTACTTCTGCAACATATATACTACAACTTTCAGGTACAACAAAAAAACTAGATTCTTTTCTTAAAATAATTCGTAATATATCAGAAATTATTGAAATGACTCGTTCTGGAATAGTAGGTATTTCTCGAGGTTAA
- the rpsB gene encoding 30S ribosomal protein S2, producing the protein MEIVSMRDMLKAGVHFGHQTRYWNPKMKPFIFGSKNKVHIINLEKTLPMFNFALLELKKISFKKGKILFVGTKKAASKKIKETAINCNQFYVHHRWLGGMLTNWKTVRQSIKRLKDLEIESKDGTFLKLTKKEALIRTRELYKLENSLGGIKNMGGLPDCLFVIDAAHEHIAIQEANNLGIPVFAVVDTNANPDGIDYIIPGNDDAIRSISLYLKAVSMSICRVNRNNLSDEIFITPKENTYVE; encoded by the coding sequence ATGGAAATAGTATCAATGAGAGATATGTTAAAAGCAGGTGTTCATTTTGGACATCAAACACGTTATTGGAATCCAAAGATGAAACCTTTTATTTTTGGCTCTAAAAATAAAGTACATATTATTAATTTAGAAAAAACTCTTCCAATGTTTAATTTTGCTTTATTAGAATTAAAAAAGATATCTTTTAAAAAAGGAAAAATTTTATTTGTTGGAACGAAAAAAGCAGCTAGTAAAAAAATTAAGGAAACAGCAATTAATTGCAATCAATTTTATGTTCATCATCGTTGGTTAGGTGGTATGTTAACTAATTGGAAAACAGTTCGTCAATCTATTAAACGTTTAAAGGATCTAGAAATAGAATCTAAAGATGGGACTTTTTTAAAACTTACTAAAAAAGAAGCTTTAATACGAACACGAGAACTATATAAATTAGAAAATAGTTTAGGTGGTATAAAAAATATGGGAGGGTTACCAGATTGTTTATTTGTTATTGATGCTGCTCATGAACACATTGCAATTCAAGAAGCAAATAATTTAGGGATACCAGTATTTGCTGTTGTAGATACAAATGCTAATCCTGATGGTATAGATTATATTATACCTGGAAATGATGATGCTATTCGTTCTATTTCATTATATTTAAAAGCTGTTTCAATGAGTATTTGTAGAGTAAATAGAAATAATTTATCAGATGAAATATTTATTACACCTAAAGAAAATACATATGTTGAATAA
- the rsmH gene encoding 16S rRNA (cytosine(1402)-N(4))-methyltransferase RsmH, whose translation MNKKNIEHIPVMKKESIKSLNIKKNGIYIDGTFGMGGHSTEILKKLGKDGKLYAMDKDFNSVLIAKKIKDIRFNIFHDDFSNILNFSKSQNIIGKVNGILFDLGMSSYQIEDSKRGFSFKKNGPLDMRMNQKIGITASDWIDKSDIKKIAFVLKNFGEERFAKKIAYAIKNYNKKKKITETFELVDIIKRTIPSKNRFKHPARRTFQAIRIYINQELEEIKKALKDILKILKPGGRIVILSFHSLEDRIVKNFMIKNSTKLMIPYGIPITEKEIKKLQICKLKIINRILPNNKEIQKNPRSRSSILRTAELI comes from the coding sequence ATGAATAAAAAAAATATAGAACATATTCCTGTGATGAAAAAAGAATCAATTAAATCATTGAATATTAAAAAAAATGGTATTTATATTGATGGCACATTTGGAATGGGTGGACATTCAACTGAAATTTTAAAAAAATTAGGAAAAGATGGTAAATTATATGCTATGGATAAAGATTTTAACTCTGTATTAATAGCAAAAAAAATAAAAGATATACGTTTTAATATATTTCATGATGATTTCTCAAATATTTTAAATTTTTCAAAATCTCAAAATATTATTGGAAAGGTTAATGGTATATTATTTGATTTAGGTATGTCTTCATATCAAATAGAAGATAGTAAAAGAGGTTTTTCATTTAAAAAAAATGGACCTTTAGATATGAGAATGAATCAAAAAATTGGAATTACAGCTTCAGACTGGATTGATAAAAGTGATATTAAAAAAATTGCTTTTGTTTTAAAAAATTTTGGAGAAGAGCGTTTTGCAAAAAAAATTGCATATGCAATTAAAAATTACAATAAAAAAAAAAAAATTACTGAAACTTTTGAATTAGTAGATATTATAAAACGAACAATACCATCAAAAAATAGATTTAAACATCCAGCTAGAAGAACTTTTCAAGCAATTAGAATTTATATTAATCAAGAGTTAGAAGAAATAAAAAAAGCATTAAAAGATATATTAAAAATTTTAAAACCAGGTGGTCGAATTGTAATTCTTAGTTTTCATTCATTAGAAGATAGAATCGTTAAAAATTTTATGATTAAAAATAGTACAAAATTAATGATTCCATATGGAATTCCTATCACAGAAAAAGAAATAAAAAAACTTCAAATATGTAAATTAAAAATTATAAATCGTATATTACCAAATAATAAAGAAATTCAAAAAAATCCTCGATCTAGAAGTTCTATATTACGCACAGCAGAATTAATATGA
- the ftsL gene encoding cell division protein FtsL codes for MNKKYYYDLPKIIKNDFLSFWKIHLILLFAIILSANSIIIIVYKTRLLISEEEKLQIEKKKKDEEWRNLIIEKNTLTILSK; via the coding sequence ATGAACAAAAAATACTACTATGATTTACCAAAAATTATTAAAAATGATTTTCTTTCATTTTGGAAAATACATCTAATTTTATTATTTGCAATAATATTATCTGCTAATTCTATTATCATTATAGTTTATAAAACTCGATTACTAATTTCTGAAGAAGAAAAATTACAAATTGAAAAAAAAAAAAAAGATGAAGAATGGAGAAATTTAATTATAGAAAAAAATACACTTACAATACTTTCAAAATAA
- a CDS encoding acetolactate synthase 3 large subunit, translating to MEILSGAEMVIRSLINQGVKHIFGYPGGAVLDIYDALKNISEIKHILVRHEQAATHMADGYARSTGKTGVVLVTSGPGATNAITGIATAYMDSIPMVVISGQVALSLIGYDAFQECDMIGISRPIVKHSFLIKKTEDIPIIFKKSFWIASTGRPGPVVIDIPKDILKQKSKSIFTWPKNIHIRSYNPTKKGHQGQIKKALSILLKGKKPIIYAGGGVISSNCSHELIEFSEKINCPVTTSLMGLGAFPSNHVQSVSMLGMHGTYEANMAMHHADVIFAIGVRFDDRTTNNLKKYCPNATILHVDIDPTSISKTVSADIPIVGDARNILKELITLIKKEKKIHSLKKWWSTINEWKKIKSLKYDINSKKIKPQNVIEIISKLTKGEAYITSDVGQHQMFTALYYKFNKPRHWINSGGLGTMGFGFPAALGVKFALPESTVICITGDGSIQMNIQELSTAKQYNLAILILNLNNSSLGMVKQWQDMIYSGRHSHSYMNSLPDFVKLVESYGHIGLRVDKKEELEKNIMFSLKKLKEGNLVFLDIQIDNSEHVYPMQIQGGGMNEMCLRKKEDC from the coding sequence ATGGAAATATTATCAGGAGCCGAAATGGTTATTAGATCATTGATTAATCAAGGAGTAAAACATATATTTGGTTATCCTGGTGGTGCAGTACTAGATATTTATGATGCACTAAAAAACATTAGTGAAATTAAACATATTTTAGTAAGACATGAACAAGCTGCTACTCATATGGCAGACGGATATGCAAGATCTACTGGTAAAACAGGTGTAGTTTTAGTTACATCTGGTCCAGGTGCAACCAATGCAATTACTGGTATTGCTACTGCTTATATGGACTCCATTCCTATGGTGGTAATTTCAGGACAAGTAGCATTATCATTAATTGGATATGATGCATTTCAAGAATGTGATATGATCGGAATTTCTCGACCAATTGTAAAACATAGTTTTTTAATTAAAAAAACTGAAGATATACCTATTATTTTTAAAAAATCTTTTTGGATTGCTTCAACTGGACGTCCTGGACCAGTAGTGATTGATATACCGAAAGATATTTTAAAACAAAAAAGTAAATCTATATTTACATGGCCTAAAAATATACATATACGCTCCTATAATCCAACAAAAAAAGGCCACCAAGGACAAATCAAAAAAGCACTTAGTATACTACTAAAAGGAAAAAAACCTATTATTTATGCAGGAGGAGGAGTTATTAGCTCTAATTGTAGTCATGAATTAATTGAATTTTCTGAAAAAATTAATTGTCCTGTAACTACATCTTTAATGGGTTTAGGTGCATTTCCAAGCAACCATGTTCAAAGTGTATCAATGTTAGGAATGCATGGTACTTACGAAGCTAATATGGCTATGCATCACGCTGATGTTATCTTTGCGATTGGAGTGAGATTTGATGATAGAACAACAAATAATTTAAAAAAATACTGTCCAAATGCAACTATTTTACATGTTGATATTGACCCTACATCTATTTCTAAAACTGTTTCTGCAGATATTCCAATAGTAGGAGATGCTCGAAATATTTTAAAAGAATTAATAACACTAATAAAAAAAGAGAAAAAAATTCACTCTTTAAAAAAATGGTGGTCTACTATTAATGAATGGAAAAAAATTAAAAGTTTAAAATATGATATAAATAGTAAAAAAATAAAACCACAAAATGTTATTGAAATAATTTCAAAATTAACCAAAGGAGAAGCATATATCACTTCCGATGTAGGTCAACATCAAATGTTTACAGCATTATATTATAAATTTAATAAACCTAGACATTGGATTAACTCAGGCGGATTAGGTACTATGGGTTTTGGTTTTCCTGCAGCTTTAGGTGTAAAATTCGCATTACCTGAATCTACTGTCATTTGTATTACCGGAGATGGTAGTATTCAAATGAATATTCAAGAATTATCTACTGCAAAACAATATAATTTAGCTATTTTAATATTAAATTTAAATAATTCTTCTTTAGGCATGGTAAAACAATGGCAAGATATGATTTATTCCGGAAGACATTCCCATTCATACATGAATTCTCTTCCAGATTTTGTAAAATTAGTAGAATCTTATGGACATATTGGATTACGTGTAGATAAGAAAGAAGAATTAGAAAAAAATATAATGTTTTCATTAAAAAAACTTAAAGAAGGAAATCTAGTTTTTTTAGATATCCAAATAGACAATTCCGAGCACGTTTATCCTATGCAAATTCAAGGAGGAGGTATGAATGAAATGTGTTTAAGGAAAAAAGAGGATTGTTAA
- the map gene encoding type I methionyl aminopeptidase, which yields MNHMIKQKTEIEKIKISGKLVARVLEMIEEYVQPNINTEELNNICHNFIKQENATPACLGYHGFPKSVCISVNDVVCHGIPNKKQILKTGDIVNIDVTVIKNNYYADASKMFFVGKISNLSKRLCKVAQESLYKSLKIINPGIPIFKIGEIIQNYVEDHNFSVVKEYCGHGIGSSFHEEPHILHYKNNNKIILKKGMVFTIEPMINAGKSEVKCMKDGWTVKTKDQSLSAQYEHTILVTDQGCDILTWQKKEKILPNLINQ from the coding sequence ATGAACCATATGATAAAACAAAAAACAGAAATAGAAAAAATTAAAATATCCGGAAAACTAGTTGCTAGAGTATTAGAAATGATTGAAGAATATGTTCAACCAAATATAAATACAGAAGAATTAAATAATATCTGTCATAATTTCATTAAACAAGAAAATGCAACTCCGGCATGCTTGGGGTATCATGGATTTCCAAAATCTGTTTGTATTTCTGTTAATGATGTAGTTTGTCATGGTATTCCAAATAAAAAACAAATTTTAAAAACAGGCGATATAGTTAATATTGATGTTACAGTTATTAAAAACAATTATTATGCAGATGCTTCAAAAATGTTTTTTGTAGGAAAAATAAGTAATTTATCTAAACGTTTATGCAAAGTTGCTCAAGAAAGTCTTTATAAATCTTTAAAAATAATAAATCCAGGAATACCAATTTTTAAAATTGGAGAAATAATTCAAAATTATGTTGAAGATCATAATTTCTCAGTTGTAAAAGAATACTGTGGTCATGGAATTGGTTCTTCTTTCCATGAAGAACCACATATATTACACTATAAAAATAATAATAAAATAATTTTAAAAAAAGGAATGGTTTTTACTATTGAACCTATGATTAATGCAGGAAAATCAGAAGTAAAATGCATGAAAGATGGATGGACAGTTAAAACTAAAGATCAGTCTTTATCTGCTCAATATGAACATACTATTTTAGTTACAGATCAAGGATGTGATATTTTAACATGGCAAAAAAAAGAAAAAATACTTCCCAATCTTATTAATCAATGA
- the murE gene encoding UDP-N-acetylmuramoyl-L-alanyl-D-glutamate--2,6-diaminopimelate ligase, translated as MKKNNLKKFLSPWVKNLPEKDINNLVLDSRKLQPKDIFIAIKGVNKNGHDFIYEAISKKVTAILSETKEKIKHGETKYINKIPIISFFKLFQKLPNLSDRFYYTPSKKMKVIGVTGTNGKTTVVQLINQWNELLGNQIATMGTLGNGLYKSLKPAKNTTASIIDIQSFLYKVLNKVKIVTIEVSSHGLIQNRVKNIFFYIAIFTNLTKEHLDYHKTMKEYELSKLSFFTKHKVNKIILNANDKYAKNWLKKFSNKYTIAVTIKDNEQKKYAKKWLNATHIKYDDEKTNVTFESSWGNGIISTYLIGEFNIENLLLAFACMLEMKYQLSDLISTCNKLQPIYGRMQKIHKTKKPIIIIDYAHTPDALEKSLNAIKLKYSKKKIWCIFGCGGERDKKKRPIMGRIAEKIADRIIITNDNPRNENHNKIIKEIVRGCTKKNKIIIIPNRKKAISYVFFHTSVHDIIFIAGKGHENYQIIKNKNIHYSDQKTVLNLLEKTT; from the coding sequence ATGAAGAAAAATAACTTAAAAAAATTTTTATCACCTTGGGTTAAAAATCTTCCAGAAAAAGATATTAATAATTTAGTTTTAGATAGCAGAAAATTACAGCCTAAAGATATTTTTATAGCTATAAAGGGTGTTAATAAAAATGGACATGATTTTATCTACGAAGCTATTTCTAAAAAAGTCACAGCAATTTTATCTGAAACAAAAGAAAAAATAAAACATGGAGAAACCAAATATATTAATAAAATCCCTATTATATCTTTTTTTAAACTATTTCAAAAACTTCCAAATTTATCAGACAGATTTTATTATACGCCTAGTAAAAAAATGAAAGTAATTGGAGTTACTGGTACAAATGGAAAAACTACAGTAGTCCAATTAATTAATCAATGGAATGAATTATTAGGAAATCAAATTGCTACAATGGGAACATTAGGAAATGGATTATATAAATCATTAAAACCTGCGAAAAATACAACTGCATCAATTATAGATATACAATCTTTTTTATACAAAGTATTAAATAAAGTTAAAATAGTAACTATAGAAGTATCATCACATGGTTTAATTCAAAATCGTGTTAAGAATATTTTTTTTTATATTGCAATATTTACTAATTTAACAAAAGAACACTTGGATTACCATAAAACTATGAAAGAATACGAATTAAGTAAACTTTCATTTTTTACTAAACATAAAGTAAATAAAATAATCCTAAATGCTAATGATAAATATGCAAAAAATTGGTTAAAAAAATTTTCTAATAAATATACAATTGCTGTAACTATTAAAGATAATGAACAAAAAAAATATGCTAAAAAATGGTTAAACGCCACTCATATCAAATACGATGATGAAAAAACCAATGTAACATTTGAATCTAGCTGGGGTAATGGAATAATATCAACATACTTAATAGGTGAATTTAACATAGAAAATTTATTATTAGCATTTGCATGTATGTTAGAAATGAAATACCAGTTATCTGATCTTATTAGTACATGTAATAAGCTTCAACCAATATATGGACGTATGCAAAAAATTCATAAAACAAAAAAACCAATTATTATTATAGATTATGCTCATACTCCTGATGCACTAGAAAAATCATTAAATGCTATTAAATTAAAATATTCTAAAAAAAAAATATGGTGTATATTTGGATGTGGAGGAGAAAGAGATAAAAAAAAACGACCAATTATGGGTAGAATTGCAGAAAAAATAGCAGATAGAATAATTATTACTAATGATAACCCGAGAAATGAAAATCACAATAAAATTATTAAAGAAATCGTCAGGGGGTGTACAAAAAAAAATAAAATAATAATTATCCCAAATAGAAAAAAAGCAATTTCTTATGTTTTTTTTCATACAAGTGTTCATGATATAATTTTTATTGCTGGAAAAGGACATGAAAATTATCAAATTATTAAAAATAAAAACATTCATTATTCAGATCAAAAAACAGTATTAAATCTATTGGAAAAAACAACATGA
- the dapD gene encoding 2,3,4,5-tetrahydropyridine-2,6-dicarboxylate N-succinyltransferase, with product MNKFKKIIEHTYENKINFQKIDIQTYQVIQNVIQLLNQGKIRISEKKNDKWITNQWLKKAILLYMYFTKNSIFLEKNTNYYDKIPLKYHHYTEEDFKKEKIRIVPPATIRYGAFIHQNTVIMPSYINIGAYIDQGTMIDTWATVGSCAQIGKNVHLSGGVGIGGVLEPLQNNPTIIEDNCFIGARSEIVEGVIVEKGAVISMGVFIGQSTKIYNRETGEISYGKVPSNSVVVPGSLPSKNGKYSLYAAIIVKKVDSQTLSKVEINKLLRNLN from the coding sequence ATGAATAAATTTAAAAAAATTATTGAACACACCTATGAAAATAAAATTAATTTTCAAAAAATTGATATTCAAACATATCAAGTTATACAAAATGTAATTCAATTGTTAAATCAAGGTAAAATAAGAATTTCAGAAAAAAAAAATGATAAATGGATAACTAATCAATGGTTAAAAAAAGCAATTTTATTATATATGTATTTTACAAAAAATAGTATTTTTTTAGAAAAAAATACTAATTACTACGATAAAATACCATTAAAATATCATCATTATACAGAAGAAGATTTTAAAAAGGAAAAAATTCGTATAGTACCACCTGCGACAATTAGATATGGTGCATTTATTCATCAGAATACAGTTATTATGCCTTCTTATATTAATATAGGTGCATATATAGATCAAGGTACTATGATAGATACTTGGGCTACTGTAGGATCATGTGCACAAATTGGAAAAAATGTACATTTATCTGGAGGAGTTGGAATAGGTGGTGTTTTAGAACCATTACAAAATAATCCTACTATTATTGAAGATAATTGTTTTATCGGAGCTCGTTCTGAAATTGTAGAAGGGGTAATTGTAGAAAAAGGTGCTGTAATATCTATGGGTGTTTTTATTGGTCAAAGTACAAAAATTTATAATAGAGAAACAGGAGAAATTTCTTATGGAAAAGTTCCTTCAAATTCTGTTGTAGTACCTGGAAGCTTGCCCTCGAAAAACGGAAAATATAGTTTATATGCTGCAATTATTGTAAAAAAAGTTGATAGTCAAACATTAAGCAAAGTAGAAATTAATAAACTATTACGTAATTTAAATTAA